In a single window of the Diospyros lotus cultivar Yz01 chromosome 10, ASM1463336v1, whole genome shotgun sequence genome:
- the LOC127812342 gene encoding stemmadenine O-acetyltransferase-like — MMKVEVISSELVKPSSPTPSHLKTFKISLMDQLLVSDYIPFIFHYPITDPNCDTNQLVLHLKNSLSDTLTRFYPLAGRFKDHMSVDCNDEGVLFIETRVNCSMSEFLNEPQIEQLHQFVFFIEMGSEPETSLCQLAVQVNVFASDGIAIGVSMLHKMMDGSTLATFLKCWAAIASDDSQGKAIFPDLTVASSLFPPRSDQLPRSMSFLKDTWVKKGKSILRRFLFDDAAIKALKAKASSRAVPNPSSSLAVSAFIWKCAVAASRKVKGIQSGQIATILAYAVNMRSRMVPPAPELSMGNIFWLATATQRDGAGLEEMVGSVREAVGKLDREYAQKMRGEEGFHQICKLMEERDELYAKEKPEVYMVSDLRSFRFSELDFGWGKPTWVSNSWGFSSPVFVNGVFLGESHEGGGIEAWVHLEGDEMRVFEHDPELLSFAKLNPGIPL; from the coding sequence atgaTGAAAGTGGAAGTGATCTCAAGTGAACTGGTGAAGCCATCTTCCCCAACACCTTCTCATCTGAAAACATTCAAGATTAGCCTCATGGACCAGCTCCTTGTTTCGGATTACATCCCATTTATCTTTCACTACCCCATAACTGATCCTAATTGTGACACAAACCAACTGGTGCTTCACTTAAAGAATTCGCTTTCCGATACTTTAACTCGATTCTACCCGCTTGCTGGACGGTTTAAGGATCACATGTCAGTCGACTGTAACGATGAGGGAGTCCTATTTATCGAAACCCGAGTGAACTGTTCGATGTCTGAGTTCCTTAATGAACCCCAAATTGAGCAGCTCCACCAGTTCGTTTTCTTCATAGAAATGGGGTCAGAGCCCGAGACAAGCTTGTGCCAACTCGCTGTTCAAGTCAATGTGTTTGCTTCTGATGGAATTGCCATTGGTGTGTCCATGTTGCACAAGATGATGGATGGCTCCACCCTTGCAACTTTCCTCAAGTGCTGGGCGGCCATTGCGAGTGACGACAGTCAAGGCAAAGCGATATTCCCCGACCTCACAGTAGCATCGTCGTTGTTCCCTCCACGATCAGATCAATTGCCGCGCAGCATGTCATTTCTCAAAGATACTTGGGTGAAGAAAGGGAAAAGCATTCTAAGAAGATTTCTGTTTGACGATGCCGCCATTAAAGCCCTCAAGGCCAAGGCAAGCAGTCGAGCTGTGCCCAACCCCAGTAGCTCCTTGGCGGTATCCGCTTTTATATGGAAATGCGCAGTGGCTGCTTCGAGAAAGGTGAAAGGAATCCAAAGCGGCCAAATTGCTACCATCTTGGCCTATGCAGTGAACATGCGATCTCGAATGGTGCCCCCAGCACCTGAACTTTCAATGGGGAATATCTTTTGGCTAGCAACTGCAACCCAGAGGGATGGTGCGGGACTGGAAGAGATGGTGGGATCAGTAAGAGAAGCGGTGGGTAAGTTGGACCGTGAGTACGCTCAGAAGATGCGAGGGGAAGAAGGGTTTCACCAGATATGCAAGTTAATGGAAGAAAGAGACGAATTATACGCGAAAGAGAAGCCAGAAGTGTACATGGTGAGCGACCTGAGGAGCTTCAGATTCTCGGAGTTGGACTTTGGATGGGGAAAGCCCACATGGGTGAGCAATTCATGGGGATTCTCGAGCCCAGTGTTTGTGAACGGAGTGTTCCTGGGAGAGAGCCATGAGGGCGGGGGAATAGAAGCATGGGTGCACCTGGAGGGGGACGAAATGAGAGTCTTCGAGCATGACCCTGAGCTGCTTAGTTTCGCCAAGCTGAATCCCGGAATTCCTCTTTGA